A stretch of Acidovorax sp. RAC01 DNA encodes these proteins:
- a CDS encoding IS630 family transposase (programmed frameshift) has product MSWRQGQAYSQDLRDRVLDAPGSVNAIARRFGVSASYVSRARTRLARQGQRCASVQCNHVPPRLSALEGELLAQVAVHPDQTLKQLCQWAQARGVVLSTTAMWKTLARLGLTLKKTLHAQEQQRADVAQQRSCWKDAQAQMPASSLVFIDETWASTNMAPTRGRSARGRRCIGHAPQGHWKSTTFVCALRQGGLAAPLVLDGPINGESFLAWTEQFLAPELKAGDIVVMDNLGSHKVYGVRQAIEAQGASVRYLPPYSPDLNPIEQVFAKLKALLRKAQARTVQGLWDTVGLLLGAFSAEECCNYICHSGYCSSG; this is encoded by the exons ATGTCGTGGAGACAAGGGCAGGCGTACTCACAGGACTTGCGTGATCGGGTGCTGGATGCCCCAGGCTCGGTCAATGCCATCGCTCGGCGCTTTGGAGTGAGCGCCTCGTACGTCTCGCGCGCGAGAACTCGCCTGGCCCGCCAGGGCCAGCGCTGTGCCAGCGTGCAGTGCAACCATGTGCCCCCGCGCCTGAGCGCACTCGAAGGCGAGTTGCTCGCGCAGGTGGCGGTGCACCCCGACCAGACCCTCAAGCAGCTGTGCCAGTGGGCGCAGGCGCGAGGTGTTGTCCTGAGCACCACGGCCATGTGGAAAACGCTTGCCCGCCTGGGGCTGACGCTG AAAAAGACCCTGCACGCTCAGGAGCAGCAGCGCGCCGATGTAGCCCAGCAGCGCAGCTGCTGGAAAGACGCGCAGGCGCAGATGCCTGCCTCCTCGCTCGTGTTCATCGATGAGACCTGGGCGAGCACGAACATGGCGCCGACTCGGGGCAGAAGTGCGCGCGGCAGGCGCTGTATCGGCCACGCGCCGCAAGGGCATTGGAAGAGCACAACGTTCGTGTGTGCGCTGCGTCAAGGCGGCCTGGCGGCTCCCCTGGTGCTGGACGGCCCGATCAACGGCGAATCGTTTCTCGCCTGGACCGAGCAGTTTCTTGCGCCTGAGCTCAAAGCCGGAGACATCGTGGTGATGGACAACCTGGGCTCGCACAAGGTCTATGGGGTCAGGCAGGCCATTGAGGCACAAGGCGCCAGCGTGCGCTACCTGCCGCCCTACAGCCCAGACCTCAACCCCATCGAGCAGGTCTTTGCCAAGCTCAAGGCGCTGCTGCGCAAAGCGCAAGCGCGCACCGTACAGGGTCTATGGGACACGGTGGGGCTGCTGCTCGGGGCCTTCAGCGCCGAGGAGTGCTGCAACTACATCTGCCACAGCGGCTATTGCAGCTCAGGGTGA